The genomic window ATTTATGCCGATGCTGAATCAGTTATATGATAATGGCTATGTATTAATTAACTTTAAAGATATCATTTCGATTGATAAACAAGGGAAGGTGACTTTCAAACCAGTCAAATTACCTGAAGGCAAGAAGCCTTTAATTATATCACAGGATGATGTTAACTATTATGAGTATATGAAGAATTCTGGATTTGCAGATAAATTAGTCGTCAATAAGCAAGGTGATGTTAAAAATCAATATACCAATAATGGTCAGAAGAAAATTGGTGATTATGACATGGTACCGATTATTGATACCTTCATCAAAAAGCATCCAGATTTCTCATACGGTGGCTCAAAGGGTGTGATTGCTGAAACGGGTTATAATGGGGTGCTAGGTTATCGTTCATCAAAGAGTCAATATGGTGATACAAAAAAGACACATCGCGAAGCTAAGAAAGCGACAAAGGTTGCTAACGCTATGAAAAAGGAAGGTTGGCAGTTTGCATCGCATTCCTGGGGTCATATAAATATGACTACGGCCAGTGTTGATGATATCAAAAAGGACACTGCACTTTGGCAAAAGGAAGTACAACCAATTGTTGGTAAAACACCAGTATTGATTTTCCCATTTGGAGCAGATATTGGCTCATTTACAAATTATACAAATGATAATGCAAAGTACACTTATCTTAAGAGTAGCGGTTTCAGTATTTTCGATAATGTTGATGCGTCACAGACATCATGGGGTCAATTAACAAATGATTATTATCGTAATGCGCGGATAAATGTCGATGGTATTCGTTTACATGAAACAATGACTGGTGAGAACACGGTTCTAAATGACTTCTTTAATACAAAAGATTTTTATCATCGTGATAAATAATGAAGAGCGCGAGACAAAAGTCGTCAACAAAAAATTGGGTTATTTTTCAAACAGTTAGACAACACTATCACTCTTCATCAACGTAAGTTAGATTTGTTGAAAGAACAGAAAAAAGGCTTTTTACAAAATATGTTTGTATAGGGTCTATAATCTCCATTTGATAAAAATTACAAAGAAGGGACAAAGATGACTTTGCCTATCTTATTTTCTTGGCCTATGACATTTTTTGCATTCATATTGCTAACTATATCTGATTTTTTATATTTAAAACATGAAATAAAAAGACTAACTGATACAAAAAAGACTCTAACAATTATTACCCTTCTATTTTCACTTTCAGTAAGTATTTATGTTGCCGCATCTATTGGTCACATTGTAACTAAGGACTATTCAAGTAATACAACTTTTTTTATTTTCGGCTTCGAATCAATAACGATTACATTAACAAGTTTATTTTTTCTATTTATTACAGCAAAAAAAAATATTTTAGACAGAAAAGAAACTATACACCTGGCCCAACAAAAATATTTTGGGCACAATTTAATCATGTTTTTTTCTATGGTTCACTATGTAACAGGATTAACTGATCTTGTATTTATATTTAGTCTCATATATCTACCGGAGTTTCTTGACTATCTACTTCCAATCCCAAATAATTATCCAGGTAACGTTATTTTCCTTAATCTTCAAAGTTTATTTATTATTATTAGTGTATTCGTCATACCCTTTTTATTATTAATCTGGGTGCCAAAATATTTCAGAAAACAATTAAGTAAAACAAAAAAATAGGGTCCATTATTACAAAATAACCCCTCGAAAACATTGAAAGAATAACCCCCAATATCTATAATATAGATATTGGGGGTTATTTGTTTTAATATTAAAGAAATGACTTCTTCTATTTGTCATCAATACTAAACAATAATTTGTACAAAGTGATTATTTCTTCTAGTTCTTCACGCGATACATGATCGACAATAGTTTCATCAGTGACATGTCTTGCCCGTAAATCTAAGGCTATGGTTTGATCTAATAATACTTTTCCATATACTGTTTGACTACTAGTTAGTCGATGATACATTGGAAAATTACGCTTGGTACTGCTAATTGGAGCCACAATCGTCATGTTACTTGTCTGACAGACTAGATCATTGCTTAGAGCAATGGCTGGTCGCTTATTCATCTGTTCATGACCACGGCTTGGATTAAAGTTAACATAAAATATATCACCTTGGCTTACCATTGAAGTTCATTGCCTTCTGACTTTCCCCAATCAAGCTCGTGATCCCTTTCCCCGTCATCTTTCCAATCCTTAAATAGTTCGTGAATATTGGTTGGGTTCTTTTTTATTGGTGTTAAAACAATTGATCCATTTTCAATGGTTATTGTCATATCTTGGTTATCATCTAATTTCAGTTGTTTAATAATTTGGCTAGGAATTCTAGCAGCTTTCGAGTTTCCCCACTTTGCTAAGCGTGTTTGTTCTTTAATAAGTTCCATATTTTCTCCTCCTAAACTATTATCACAAGTCAAGTATATCCCGTGTAGATACACAATGCAAATATTCTTACTGGAGGTCATTTACATGCAACAAGTTGTCTTACCCATAAAAGATTCAAACGTTCTTAAAGAGGTTCAAGATACGTTACTCAATAACTTTAAAGCTGGCCGACGTAACTATACGATTTTTCAAGTTGGTAAAGCGACGCTACTGCGAGTGAGTGACGTTATGGGCTTAAAACAGGCCGATATTTTTAATCCGGACGGTTCTATTAAACAAAATGCGTTTATTCATGACCGAAAAACTGGTAAACCTAATACCTTGTACCTTAAACCTGTTCAAACAGAGCTCTTATTGTACCGTCAATGGCTGCTTGATCATAAGCTGGATTCTGAATGGCTCTTTCCTTCAATTCAACACCCAGAACGCCATATTACTGAAAAACAGTTCTACAAAATTATGAGTAAGGTTGGCGATCTATTAGGAATTAATTATCTAGGTACTCATACGATGCGCAAAACTGGGGCTTATCGTGTTTACACGCAATCAAATTACAATATTGGCCTAGTCATGCACTTACTAAATCACTCAAGTGAATCAATGACTTTAGCTTATTTAGGCTTGGATCAAGCAAGTACAGAAAACATGTTGAACCAAATTGATTTTGGGTAAATTAGTTTGATTTTGTTGTCGCCAACGGCGACTTCTGATACAGGTTTTTAATGGGTCTAGCACAACATAGAATAAATTCTATGTGTAAGTGCGCATTGACCTCGTTTTACTCGGTCTGCTGATAACCATAGAGTCGATTTTTCCCGTCGTTGAATTGAATGTATTTTTAATTAAATTATGCTTACACTTAACTAATCTTGTTATGATTTAAATTTTTGCAGAGATTCTTTGTAAACTTAGCAACAAAATTTTACAATCTACCTTAAGGCCCTCATTTCCCTTTGGGTCTAATGATTTCCAAATAGAAAACAACGAACATAGTGAGGCCTTAGCAAACACAATACTAGTCAATACCCAATTTACAATAGTGATTCGAAAGTTACGAACGTCAGTGAGTTACTCTAGGTAAGTGCTTTAGCACTTACTATATATAATATGAACAAAGGTAATTCACAAACTTTACACTCACATAAACGCTCATATATCAACGTTATCAAGCCACTAACTAGCGGGATAAATATTTCATGGTCAAACATTATCTAATTCTACACGTTTAACACCAAGCAATCGCACGTCATAACACACCGTATAGCCCCACTAAAACGACTTCTAAGAGGCTTTGAACTATGTCACGTGTATTTACCTTGATATGCTAAAACGTCTTAAATCGTATTTTAAAACAGGCTCGTCAAATTAATGACGGGCCTGTCTGTATGCTGGAATTTTCACACTATTATGAAGTGGATGTGTCATTATGTCGGAGACACAAGCTTGATTATAGCACTATGCAAACTTGGTGTAAAAACAAAAAAATGAGCACCCGGGTAAGTGCTCACCAAGAAGTTGTCACATTGAAACGAAATACCATGAGTCCCGACTGATGGGACAACTCTATTTTAGATCATTCTAATTAAATTGCAATATTAAAAGAGAGCGTAAAATATCTTGTGTAAATGCATAAAAGATTTCTGAATTGTATAGAAATAGGGAATGCCTTCCCTTATGATATTTAGTAATCACAGAAAACATCACAGGAGGCATTCCCCATGAATGAACTTACCACAGAAATTATCGCTGCACTAGCCCAAAAGCAAGATTTGGACGAAGTTTTTCGTCACCACCTCGAAATTGCGATTAACCAGCTGCTTCAAACCGAATTTACTCACTTTCATGGACTTTCCACCAGCTATCCGGCAATCACTATACTCCACTAACCTGATTGAGAACTTTAATAAGCATCTCAAGCGCACCACCCACCACAAAGAACAATTTCCAACCGAAGATTCACTGGATCGCTTTCTGGTTTCTCAGTTTAATGTTTATAACGAGAAGTCTATGAAGCGGATCCACCGA from Lactiplantibacillus brownii includes these protein-coding regions:
- a CDS encoding polysaccharide deacetylase family protein — translated: MIKTKITSLVVIGLILGAGLWLYGNIDDDVMTTKTDSQTTKAVKQAKSLSQQYQYKEAKSVLSGHKGTTVDHLKKSINKQQSKLVTWDDPTKISHLFYHSLIVDPGKAFSSKQAQGYKDYMATIDEFMPMLNQLYDNGYVLINFKDIISIDKQGKVTFKPVKLPEGKKPLIISQDDVNYYEYMKNSGFADKLVVNKQGDVKNQYTNNGQKKIGDYDMVPIIDTFIKKHPDFSYGGSKGVIAETGYNGVLGYRSSKSQYGDTKKTHREAKKATKVANAMKKEGWQFASHSWGHINMTTASVDDIKKDTALWQKEVQPIVGKTPVLIFPFGADIGSFTNYTNDNAKYTYLKSSGFSIFDNVDASQTSWGQLTNDYYRNARINVDGIRLHETMTGENTVLNDFFNTKDFYHRDK
- a CDS encoding type II toxin-antitoxin system PemK/MazF family toxin; protein product: MVSQGDIFYVNFNPSRGHEQMNKRPAIALSNDLVCQTSNMTIVAPISSTKRNFPMYHRLTSSQTVYGKVLLDQTIALDLRARHVTDETIVDHVSREELEEIITLYKLLFSIDDK
- a CDS encoding AbrB/MazE/SpoVT family DNA-binding domain-containing protein; translated protein: MELIKEQTRLAKWGNSKAARIPSQIIKQLKLDDNQDMTITIENGSIVLTPIKKNPTNIHELFKDWKDDGERDHELDWGKSEGNELQW
- a CDS encoding site-specific integrase; amino-acid sequence: MQQVVLPIKDSNVLKEVQDTLLNNFKAGRRNYTIFQVGKATLLRVSDVMGLKQADIFNPDGSIKQNAFIHDRKTGKPNTLYLKPVQTELLLYRQWLLDHKLDSEWLFPSIQHPERHITEKQFYKIMSKVGDLLGINYLGTHTMRKTGAYRVYTQSNYNIGLVMHLLNHSSESMTLAYLGLDQASTENMLNQIDFG